One Choloepus didactylus isolate mChoDid1 chromosome 16, mChoDid1.pri, whole genome shotgun sequence DNA window includes the following coding sequences:
- the LOC119511523 gene encoding zinc finger protein 271 — protein sequence MEIQFNYESREHHFPSDGETKTKIGELPSNEELTAKIEPLTEGSCISKEDVLQDSECREFCGLGNKLNEKDQKLFKRRKHNCDECGQSFAWNTGLIRHQRTHWEKPYECDECGKAFSVSSALVLHQRIHTGEKPYPCHWCIKSFSRSSDLIKHQRVHTGEKPYKCDECGKAFSQSSDLIIHQRIHTGEKPYQCNHCSKSFSQRSDLVKHQRIHTGEKPYTCNQCNKHFSQSSDVIKHQRIHTGEKPYKCDMCGKAFSQSSDLILHQRIHTGEKPYPCNQCSKSFSQNSDLIKHRRIHTGEKPYKCNECGKAFNQSSVLILHQRIHTGEKPYPCNQCSKTFSRLSDLINHQRIHTGEKPYPCDQCNKMFSRRSDLVKHHRIHTGEKPYECDECGKTFSQSSNLILHQRIHTGEKPYPCSDCTKSFSRRSDLVKHQRIHTGEKPYACNQCNKSFSQSSDLTKHQRVHSGEKPYHCDSCEKAFSQSSDLILHHRIHTGEKPYPCTQCSKSFSQNSDLTKHQRIHTGEKPYKCNECGKAFSQCSALILHQRIHTGEKPYPCDQCGKSFSRRSDLINHQKIHMSEKPYKCDVCGKAFSLCIDIIEHLRIHTGEKHYWCVQCSRGFSQETDLINHEKVHTGEDSINVMNMGKPLVHTPTLFSTRDTMLEKNPMNAIDDHEKDFN from the coding sequence ATGGTGAGACTAAGACAAAGATTGGAGAATTACCTTCAAATGAGGAACTTACAGCAAAAATTGAACCATTGACTGAAGGGTCTtgcatctccaaagaagatgttctccaggaTTCTGAGTGCAGAGAATTCTGTGGATTGgggaataaattaaatgaaaaggatCAGAAactctttaaaagaagaaaacataactGTGATGAATGTGGACAAAGCTTTGCTTGGAATACAGGCCTTATTAGGCATCAAAGAACCCACTGGGAGAAACCGTATGAATGCGATGAGTGTGGAAAGGCCTTTAGTGTGAGCTCAGCCCTGGTTCTGCATCAGAGAATACATACAGGGGAGAAACCCTATCCTTGTCATTGGTGTATTAAAAGTTTCAGTCGGAGCTCAGACCTTATTAAACATCAAAGAGTCCATACTGGTGAAAAACCTTATAAATGTGATGAATGTGGCAAAGCCTTCAGTCAGAGCTCAGATCTTATTATACATCAGAGAATCcatactggagaaaaaccctacCAGTGTAATCATTGTAGTAAAAGTTTTAGCCAGCGCTCAGACCTGGTtaaacatcagagaattcatactggagagaagccTTATACATGTAATCAGTGTAACAAACATTTTAGTCAGAGTTCTGATGTTATAAAACATCAACGAATCCACACTGGTGAAAAGCCATATAAATGTGATatgtgtggaaaagccttcagtcaaAGCTCAGATCTTATTCTACATCAGAGAatccacactggggagaaaccataccCATGTAATCAGTGTAGCAAAAGTTTTAGTCAGAACTCAGATCTTATTAAACATAGAAGAATCcacactggtgagaaaccctataaatgtaatgaatgtggaaaagcttttAATCAGAGCTCCGTCCTTATTCTGCatcaaagaattcacactggagagaaaccctatccATGTAATCAGTGTAGCAAAACTTTCAGTAGGCTTTCAGATCTTATTAATCATCAACgaattcacacaggagagaagcctTACCCATGTGATCAGTGCAATAAAATGTTTAGTCGAAGATCAGATCTTGTTAAACATCATAGAATTCATACGGGtgaaaaaccctatgaatgtgatgagtgtgggaaaaccttcagtcaGAGCTCAAACCTTATTCTACATCAGAGAatccacactggagaaaaaccctacCCATGTAGTGATTGTACTAAAAGTTTTAGTCGTCGTTCAGACCTTGTTAAACATCAAAGaatacacactggagagaaaccttatgcaTGTAATCAGTGCAATAAAAGTTTTAGTCAAAGCTCAGACCTCACTAAACATCAGAGAGTACACTCTGGAGAAAAGCCCTATCATTGTGATAGTTGTGAGAAAGCCTTCAGTCAGAGTTCTGACCTTATTCTTCATCacagaattcacactggagaaaagccatatcCTTGCACACAGTGCAGCAAAAGTTTCAGTCAGAACTCAGACCTGACCAAACACCAGAGAatccacactggggagaaaccatataaatgtaatgagtgtgggaaagctttcagtcaatGCTCAGCTCTTATCCTACATCAGAGAatccacactggggagaaaccatatccATGTGACCAGTGTGGCAAAAGCTTTAGTCGGCGCTCCGATCTCATTAATCATCAAAAAATCCACATGAGTGAGAAGCCGTATAAATGTGATgtgtgtggaaaagccttcagctTGTGCATAGATATTATTGAACATCTGAGAATCCACACTGGGGAAAAACACTACTGGTGTGTTCAGTGCAGCAGAGGTTTTAGCCAAGAAACTGATCTTATTAATCACGAGAAAGTCCATACTGGGGAAGACAGTATTAATGTGATGAATATGGGAAAACCTTTAGTGCACACGCCAACTTTATTTAGTACCCGAGACACCATGCTGGAAAAAAATCCTATGAATGCTATTGATGATCATGAAAAAGATTTTAACTAA